From the genome of Streptomyces sp. NBC_01317, one region includes:
- a CDS encoding MalY/PatB family protein: MGHVDFDFDTAIDRTGTWSVQWDGVADRFGAAAAHGMLPFTISDMDFASPPVVLDALHRRIAHGVLGYTDWRNDDFLSAVRHWFASRYDTAIDTDRLVYAPSVLNQLSQLLRMWTGPGDGVVVHTPTYDGFLKAISGLGRELRGAPVGDTAALERQLARPGSKVLLLCSPHNPTGRVWTEGELTEFARLAEVYGVAVISDEIHADFLHRPGARHLPWTRFGTGRWALITSGSKAFNFPALSGSYGLVGDPADHAAFIRRMATGEGLESPAVLALTAHIAAYREGAPWLDALNTYVEQNLLLLADRLNTAFPQLGWRPPEAGYLAWIDLRPLGIDDDALQRELVEREKVAIMRGSTYGARGDGFVRLNVGCPRAKAERGADALIRALGRLAS, from the coding sequence ATGGGTCACGTGGACTTCGATTTCGACACCGCCATCGACCGTACCGGCACCTGGTCCGTGCAGTGGGACGGCGTCGCCGACCGCTTCGGCGCGGCGGCGGCCCACGGGATGCTGCCCTTCACCATCTCCGACATGGACTTCGCGTCGCCGCCGGTGGTGCTGGACGCGCTGCACCGCCGTATCGCGCACGGCGTGCTCGGTTACACGGACTGGCGCAACGACGACTTCCTGTCGGCGGTACGGCACTGGTTCGCGAGCCGGTACGACACCGCGATCGACACGGACCGGCTGGTGTACGCGCCGTCCGTGCTCAACCAGCTCTCGCAGCTGCTGCGGATGTGGACCGGGCCCGGGGACGGGGTGGTGGTTCACACGCCGACGTACGACGGTTTCCTCAAGGCGATATCGGGCCTGGGGCGCGAGCTGCGCGGGGCCCCGGTCGGCGACACGGCCGCGCTGGAGCGGCAGCTCGCCCGGCCCGGCAGCAAGGTGCTGCTGCTCTGCTCGCCGCACAACCCGACCGGGCGGGTGTGGACGGAGGGCGAGCTGACGGAGTTCGCGCGGCTGGCGGAGGTGTACGGGGTCGCGGTGATCAGCGACGAGATCCACGCGGACTTCCTGCACAGGCCAGGCGCTCGCCACCTGCCCTGGACCCGCTTCGGCACCGGGCGCTGGGCGCTGATCACCTCCGGCTCCAAGGCCTTCAACTTCCCCGCGCTGAGCGGTTCGTACGGCCTCGTCGGCGACCCCGCCGACCATGCCGCCTTCATCCGCCGGATGGCGACCGGCGAAGGGCTGGAATCGCCCGCCGTGCTGGCGCTGACCGCCCACATCGCCGCGTACCGCGAAGGCGCCCCCTGGCTCGACGCCCTCAACACGTACGTCGAACAGAACCTCCTCCTGCTCGCCGACCGGCTGAACACCGCCTTCCCGCAGCTCGGCTGGCGGCCCCCCGAGGCCGGCTACCTCGCCTGGATCGACCTGCGCCCCCTCGGGATCGACGACGACGCGCTCCAGCGGGAGCTGGTGGAGCGCGAGAAGGTCGCGATCATGCGGGGCTCGACGTACGGCGCCCGCGGCGACGGATTCGTACGGCTCAACGTGGGCTGTCCGCGCGCGAAGGCGGAACGGGGCGCCGACGCGCTGATCCGTGCGCTCGGGAGGCTCGCCTCCTGA
- the fbaA gene encoding class II fructose-bisphosphate aldolase: protein MPIATPEVYNEMLDRAKAGKFAYPAINVTSSQTLHAALRGFAEAESDGIIQMSTGGAEFLGGQYNKDMVTGAVALAEFAHIVAAKYDITVALHTDHCPKDKLDTYVRPLLDVSAERVKAGRNPLFQSHMWDGSAETLAHNLEIGSELLAKAAAAKIILEVEITPTGGEEDGVSHEINDSLYTTVEDALRTAEALGLGEKGRYLLAASFGNVHGVYKPGNVVLRPELLKDLQEGVASKYGKPSGSQPFDFVFHGGSGSSAEEIATALENGVVKMNLDTDTQYAFTRPVVDHVFRNYDGVLKVDGEVGSKKTYDPRTWGKLAEGGMAARVTEACGALRSSGTKIK from the coding sequence ATGCCCATCGCAACCCCCGAGGTCTACAACGAGATGCTCGACCGGGCGAAGGCAGGCAAGTTCGCCTACCCGGCCATCAACGTCACCTCGTCCCAGACCCTGCACGCTGCGCTGCGCGGCTTCGCGGAGGCCGAGAGCGACGGCATCATCCAGATGTCCACCGGTGGCGCGGAGTTCCTGGGCGGCCAGTACAACAAGGACATGGTGACGGGCGCGGTCGCGCTCGCCGAGTTCGCCCACATCGTCGCCGCGAAGTACGACATCACGGTGGCGCTGCACACGGACCACTGCCCCAAGGACAAGCTCGACACGTACGTCCGCCCGCTGCTCGACGTCTCCGCCGAGCGCGTGAAGGCCGGCCGTAACCCGCTCTTCCAGTCGCACATGTGGGACGGCTCCGCCGAGACGCTCGCCCACAACCTGGAGATCGGCTCGGAGCTGCTCGCCAAGGCCGCTGCCGCCAAGATCATCCTTGAGGTCGAGATCACCCCGACCGGTGGCGAGGAGGACGGCGTCAGCCACGAGATCAACGACTCGCTCTACACCACGGTCGAGGACGCGCTGCGCACCGCCGAGGCCCTGGGCCTGGGCGAGAAGGGCCGCTACCTGCTGGCCGCGTCCTTCGGCAACGTGCACGGCGTCTACAAGCCGGGCAACGTCGTCCTGCGCCCGGAGCTGCTCAAGGACCTCCAGGAGGGTGTCGCCTCGAAGTACGGCAAGCCCTCGGGCAGCCAGCCCTTCGACTTCGTCTTCCACGGCGGCTCGGGCTCCTCGGCCGAGGAGATCGCCACCGCGCTGGAGAACGGCGTCGTGAAGATGAACCTCGACACCGACACCCAGTACGCGTTCACGCGGCCCGTCGTGGACCACGTGTTCCGGAACTACGACGGGGTGCTGAAGGTCGACGGCGAGGTCGGCTCGAAGAAGACCTACGACCCCCGCACCTGGGGCAAGCTCGCCGAGGGCGGCATGGCCGCCCGGGTCACCGAGGCGTGCGGCGCGCTGCGCTCCTCGGGCACGAAGATCAAGTAG
- the pyrE gene encoding orotate phosphoribosyltransferase: MTDVRAELLQQIKDIAVVHGKVTLSSGLEADWYIDLRRITLDGHAAPLVGQVMLETTAELDFDCVGGLTLGADPVATSMLHASAARGKRLDAFVVRKAQKAHGMQRRIEGTDVKGRRCLVVEDTSTTGGSPLTAVEAVREAGGEVVAVAVIVDRGAAAAVREAGLPYLHAYTTVDLDLA; this comes from the coding sequence ATGACTGACGTACGCGCTGAACTGCTCCAGCAGATCAAGGACATCGCCGTGGTGCACGGCAAAGTGACCCTCTCCTCGGGTCTGGAGGCCGACTGGTACATCGACCTGCGCCGGATCACGCTGGACGGTCACGCCGCGCCGCTGGTCGGCCAGGTCATGCTGGAGACCACCGCCGAGCTGGACTTCGACTGCGTGGGCGGGCTCACGCTCGGCGCCGACCCGGTGGCCACGTCGATGCTGCACGCCTCCGCCGCGCGCGGGAAGCGGCTGGACGCGTTTGTGGTCCGCAAGGCGCAGAAGGCGCACGGGATGCAGCGCAGGATCGAGGGCACGGACGTCAAGGGCCGCCGCTGCCTGGTGGTCGAGGACACGTCCACCACCGGCGGCTCCCCGCTGACGGCCGTGGAAGCGGTACGGGAGGCGGGCGGCGAGGTCGTCGCGGTCGCGGTCATCGTGGACCGGGGCGCGGCGGCGGCCGTGCGGGAGGCGGGGCTCCCGTACCTCCACGCGTACACGACGGTCGATCTCGATCTGGCCTGA
- a CDS encoding aldose epimerase family protein, with protein MTSSDESIRLKAGDAELTIDPENGCRISSLRIDGTELLRQGERFGCFPMVPWCGRIENGQFRTGDVVHQMPLNSGAHAIHGTGRDTSWRVARTSGIETEGRAAATESRAAFSYDLTEPWPYSGRVSQTFELADDSLMLTMGVETYDSSFPAQAGWHPWFRRNLGNGDVHLDFNPAWQEERGGNSLPTGRRIEPVPGPWDDCFGMPDGVDVTLTWPGQLRLKVTSREEWVVVYDEQDEAVCVEPQSGPPNGLNTLPRLVTPLEPLEVSAKWSWQRL; from the coding sequence GTGACTAGCAGCGATGAGAGCATCCGACTGAAAGCCGGCGACGCCGAGTTGACCATCGACCCGGAGAACGGCTGCCGGATCAGCAGCCTGCGGATCGACGGGACGGAACTGCTGCGCCAGGGCGAGCGGTTCGGCTGCTTCCCGATGGTGCCGTGGTGCGGCCGGATCGAGAACGGCCAGTTCCGTACCGGGGACGTCGTGCACCAGATGCCGTTGAACTCCGGCGCGCACGCCATCCACGGCACCGGCCGCGACACCAGCTGGCGGGTCGCCCGCACCAGCGGGATCGAGACCGAGGGCCGGGCGGCAGCGACCGAGAGCAGGGCGGCGTTCAGCTACGACCTGACCGAGCCCTGGCCGTACAGCGGACGGGTCTCCCAGACCTTCGAGCTGGCCGACGACTCCCTGATGCTCACGATGGGGGTGGAGACGTACGACTCGTCGTTCCCCGCGCAGGCCGGCTGGCACCCGTGGTTCCGGCGCAACCTCGGCAACGGCGACGTCCACCTCGACTTCAACCCCGCCTGGCAGGAGGAGCGCGGCGGGAACTCGCTGCCCACCGGCCGCCGCATCGAGCCGGTGCCGGGCCCCTGGGACGACTGCTTCGGGATGCCCGACGGCGTCGACGTCACCCTCACCTGGCCGGGACAGCTGCGGTTGAAGGTCACCAGCCGCGAGGAGTGGGTCGTGGTGTACGACGAGCAGGACGAGGCGGTCTGCGTCGAACCGCAGTCGGGCCCGCCGAACGGGCTGAACACCCTGCCCCGCCTGGTCACCCCGCTGGAGCCGCTGGAAGTGTCGGCGAAGTGGAGCTGGCAGCGGCTCTGA
- a CDS encoding SRPBCC domain-containing protein — MEHEVFVPVTAETLRQTLRDPVRVARCVPGLQQDADADAGALAGRLKFRAGGHTITYRGALTLTEGADGVFTAGAEGTEIRGTGSAKLTLTLRLTDAPGGDGTTLVFTGASRAEGRLAELPSEAATAAAHRLLNRFATRLAEEAVTPEGTRGPEGAEGAGAADVPEPSETSETSAAPDKPAPPPSADRAADALPPAQDEQDHGDADTDDVDPDPDADAGSGFGASVPPSALDGPLDVPLDGETTAGEGDFLVPDEPPAEAAHARRTMIGRSAEEVDHAPPRGRYAPVPAPETGGAVGATLRWIAPAAALALASAVVVGRVLRRRK; from the coding sequence ATGGAGCATGAGGTGTTCGTTCCGGTGACGGCAGAGACCCTCCGGCAGACGCTGCGGGACCCCGTCCGCGTCGCCCGCTGCGTACCGGGACTCCAACAGGACGCGGACGCCGACGCGGGCGCGCTCGCGGGGCGGCTCAAGTTCCGGGCCGGCGGCCACACCATCACGTACCGGGGCGCGCTGACGCTGACCGAGGGCGCGGACGGTGTCTTCACCGCCGGGGCCGAGGGTACGGAGATCCGGGGTACGGGCTCCGCCAAGCTGACGCTCACGCTGCGGCTGACCGACGCGCCGGGCGGCGACGGCACCACGCTCGTCTTCACCGGCGCCTCGCGGGCCGAGGGGCGGCTCGCGGAGCTGCCCTCGGAGGCGGCCACGGCTGCCGCGCACCGGCTGCTGAACCGGTTCGCCACCCGTCTGGCGGAAGAGGCCGTGACGCCGGAGGGGACGAGAGGGCCGGAAGGGGCTGAGGGGGCGGGGGCCGCTGACGTGCCCGAGCCCTCTGAGACCTCGGAAACGTCCGCCGCTCCGGACAAGCCCGCGCCCCCGCCGTCCGCCGACCGGGCCGCTGACGCGCTGCCGCCCGCCCAGGACGAGCAGGATCACGGGGACGCCGACACGGACGACGTCGATCCCGATCCCGATGCCGACGCCGGCAGTGGGTTCGGGGCCTCCGTCCCCCCTTCCGCCCTCGACGGCCCGCTCGACGTGCCCCTCGACGGCGAGACCACCGCCGGCGAAGGTGACTTCCTGGTCCCCGACGAACCCCCCGCCGAGGCCGCGCACGCCCGCCGCACCATGATCGGGCGCAGCGCCGAGGAGGTCGACCACGCGCCGCCGCGCGGCCGGTACGCCCCCGTGCCCGCCCCCGAGACCGGCGGGGCCGTCGGTGCCACGCTCCGGTGGATCGCGCCCGCCGCCGCGCTGGCCCTCGCGTCCGCGGTGGTCGTCGGGCGTGTCCTGCGGCGGCGCAAGTAG
- a CDS encoding polyamine aminopropyltransferase: MIQQSVSSPPQGGPPHGGPPPGGPPQGGARLPVRPDAGRFLILAVVFICAACGLVYELELVALASYLIGDSVTQASVVLSVMVFAMGIGSLLAKRLRPWAAVGFGLVEAALALLGGCSALVLYASFAWVGESRPALVAFSLAIGVLIGAEIPLLMTLIQRVSRQDAGGTVADLFAADYVGALVGGLAFPFLLLPWLGQLTGALLTGAVNALAGGALVLWVFRRDLTPRSRLLLVIVNILVLAVLATTAALVDDFERAARRAVYGDRVRVAVHTEVQEVVLTGGRGEPLDLYLDGRLRVSGRDEYRYHEALVHPAMRGPHRRVLVLGGGDGLAAREVLRYGDVRAVTVVELDPGVVRLARTDRALSELNGHAYDDPRLRVVTADAFAWLRGRRGEPYDVIVSDLPNPGITASTKLYSEEFYGLARGVLADGGRLAVHAGSPTAQPRTYWTVDATLRAAGFGTSPYRAEGRLTRFTAGPDRVRGGRPAPGDWGLLLAARARPPRLGLPPGAPHLRSLTLSELASDAREAARSRLGGLPASTLVHPRYGG, from the coding sequence ATGATCCAGCAGTCCGTCTCCTCGCCACCGCAGGGTGGACCGCCTCACGGTGGGCCCCCTCCAGGCGGACCGCCGCAGGGCGGGGCACGGCTGCCCGTGCGGCCGGATGCCGGCCGCTTCCTGATTCTCGCGGTGGTCTTCATCTGCGCCGCGTGTGGACTGGTGTACGAGCTGGAGCTGGTCGCGCTCGCGTCGTACCTGATCGGGGACTCCGTCACGCAGGCGTCCGTCGTGCTCTCGGTGATGGTCTTCGCGATGGGCATCGGCTCGCTGCTCGCCAAGCGATTACGGCCCTGGGCGGCGGTCGGGTTCGGGCTGGTGGAGGCGGCGCTCGCGCTGCTGGGGGGCTGTTCGGCGCTGGTCCTGTACGCGAGTTTCGCGTGGGTCGGCGAGTCCCGGCCGGCGCTCGTCGCCTTCTCGCTCGCCATCGGTGTCCTGATCGGCGCGGAGATCCCGCTGCTGATGACGCTCATCCAGCGCGTCTCCCGGCAGGACGCGGGCGGGACGGTCGCGGACCTCTTCGCCGCCGACTACGTGGGCGCGCTGGTCGGCGGTCTCGCCTTTCCGTTCCTGCTGCTGCCGTGGCTGGGCCAGTTGACCGGCGCGCTGCTGACGGGCGCGGTCAACGCGCTGGCGGGCGGGGCGCTCGTCCTGTGGGTCTTCCGCCGGGACCTGACACCGCGTTCGCGGCTGTTGCTGGTGATCGTCAACATCCTGGTGCTGGCGGTCCTGGCGACGACCGCGGCGCTCGTGGACGACTTCGAACGGGCCGCGCGGCGGGCCGTGTACGGGGACCGGGTGCGGGTCGCGGTGCACACGGAGGTGCAGGAGGTGGTGCTGACGGGCGGGCGCGGCGAGCCGCTCGACCTGTACCTGGACGGGCGCCTGCGGGTCAGCGGACGCGACGAGTACCGCTACCACGAGGCGCTCGTGCACCCCGCGATGCGCGGGCCGCACCGCCGGGTCCTGGTCCTGGGCGGGGGCGACGGGCTGGCCGCGCGGGAGGTGCTGCGGTACGGGGACGTCCGCGCAGTCACGGTCGTGGAGCTGGACCCCGGGGTGGTCCGGCTGGCCCGTACGGACCGGGCCCTGTCCGAGCTGAACGGGCACGCGTACGACGACCCGCGCCTGCGGGTGGTGACGGCGGACGCGTTCGCCTGGCTGCGCGGGCGGCGCGGCGAGCCGTACGACGTGATCGTCTCGGACCTGCCGAACCCGGGCATCACCGCCAGCACGAAGCTGTACTCGGAGGAGTTCTACGGCCTCGCGCGGGGGGTCCTCGCGGACGGTGGCCGGCTGGCGGTGCACGCGGGCTCGCCGACGGCCCAGCCGCGTACGTACTGGACGGTCGACGCGACGCTCAGGGCGGCCGGGTTCGGCACGAGCCCGTACCGCGCGGAGGGCCGGCTGACCCGCTTCACGGCGGGCCCCGACCGGGTCAGGGGCGGCCGCCCGGCGCCGGGCGACTGGGGCCTGCTCCTGGCGGCGAGGGCCCGCCCGCCCCGCCTGGGCCTCCCGCCGGGAGCGCCTCATCTCCGCTCCCTGACCTTGTCGGAGCTGGCGTCGGATGCCCGCGAGGCGGCCCGGTCCCGACTCGGCGGGCTGCCGGCGTCGACGCTGGTGCATCCGCGGTACGGGGGGTGA
- a CDS encoding DUF2617 family protein, producing the protein MLTTLNTAYTDTRAADLAWALGREPLPALAVLDLELSGTTLQLRLLGASHQVLVEEERGTCSETVACIPGSSTPLPLGVSERLGEWEYEFAARVETLSPGKFAARAQELLALVTDHPNGLAGTFPGSPHAFTAMVAHREKGQLGWRTWHAYPQEGRLVVTRTRIGVRMPATL; encoded by the coding sequence ATGCTCACGACCCTCAATACCGCCTACACCGACACCCGTGCCGCCGATCTGGCCTGGGCGTTGGGCCGGGAGCCGCTTCCCGCCCTGGCCGTCCTCGATCTCGAACTGTCCGGTACGACACTCCAGCTCAGGCTCCTCGGCGCCTCCCACCAGGTCCTCGTGGAGGAGGAGCGGGGCACCTGCTCCGAGACCGTCGCCTGCATCCCCGGCAGCAGCACACCGCTGCCGCTCGGCGTCTCCGAACGGCTGGGCGAGTGGGAGTACGAATTCGCCGCGCGGGTGGAGACGCTGTCGCCCGGCAAGTTCGCGGCCCGCGCGCAGGAGCTGCTCGCGCTGGTGACCGACCACCCGAACGGGCTGGCCGGGACGTTCCCCGGCTCACCGCACGCGTTCACCGCGATGGTGGCGCACCGAGAGAAGGGGCAGCTGGGCTGGCGCACGTGGCACGCCTACCCCCAGGAGGGGCGGCTCGTCGTCACACGGACCCGGATCGGGGTCCGTATGCCCGCCACGCTGTAG
- a CDS encoding aminotransferase class I/II-fold pyridoxal phosphate-dependent enzyme yields the protein MDLGVGTGVGADTDTGTGARAWPAAGRVRGMGTSIFTEMTELARSTGAINLGQGVPELPSPPGLLRDVADAVLAGHNQYPPAVGFPALREAVAAHQLRWYGLAYDPVGEVLVTTGATEALAAAVLAFCDPGDEVVAFDPCYDAYAADARLAGATLVPVPLALDGDHFALDADALRAAVSPRTRVLILNTPHNPTGKVFTPAELAEVADVCRTYDLTVITDEVYEHLVYEDGVRHLAVAALPGMRERTVVVSSAGKTFNTTGWKIGWVCGPAPLVAAVGAAKQFLTYASGTPYQEALARALGSVEEWAAELRGTLRAHRDLLSTGLAAAGLRPFRADAGYFVQADVRPAGYENGVDFCRDLPGRAGVVAIPTSAFYVGADAPAWLVRFSFCKRADVLGTAVERLSALAP from the coding sequence ATGGATCTGGGTGTGGGTACGGGCGTCGGCGCGGATACGGATACGGGTACGGGCGCGCGCGCCTGGCCGGCCGCCGGGCGCGTGCGGGGCATGGGTACGTCGATCTTCACCGAGATGACCGAACTGGCCCGCAGCACCGGCGCGATCAACCTCGGCCAGGGCGTCCCGGAGCTGCCCAGTCCGCCCGGCCTCCTGCGCGACGTGGCGGACGCCGTGCTCGCCGGCCACAACCAGTACCCGCCCGCCGTCGGCTTCCCCGCCCTGCGCGAGGCCGTCGCCGCGCATCAGCTGCGGTGGTACGGGCTCGCGTACGACCCGGTCGGCGAGGTCCTCGTGACGACCGGCGCGACCGAGGCGCTCGCCGCCGCCGTGCTGGCCTTCTGCGATCCCGGGGACGAGGTCGTCGCCTTCGACCCCTGCTACGACGCGTACGCGGCGGACGCGCGGCTCGCGGGGGCCACGCTCGTCCCCGTACCGCTGGCCCTCGACGGGGACCACTTCGCGCTGGACGCCGACGCACTGCGCGCCGCGGTGTCCCCCCGTACACGCGTCCTGATCCTGAACACCCCGCACAACCCCACCGGCAAGGTCTTCACCCCGGCGGAACTGGCCGAGGTCGCGGACGTGTGCCGTACGTACGACCTGACGGTGATCACGGACGAGGTGTACGAGCACCTCGTGTACGAGGACGGCGTCCGCCACCTGGCCGTCGCCGCGCTGCCCGGGATGCGGGAGCGGACCGTGGTCGTCTCGTCGGCCGGCAAGACCTTCAACACCACGGGCTGGAAGATCGGTTGGGTCTGCGGGCCCGCGCCGCTGGTGGCCGCGGTGGGCGCGGCGAAGCAGTTCCTGACGTACGCCTCGGGTACGCCGTACCAGGAAGCACTCGCCCGGGCCCTCGGCTCGGTCGAGGAGTGGGCGGCGGAACTGCGCGGCACCCTGCGCGCGCACCGGGACCTCCTGAGCACCGGACTGGCGGCGGCGGGCCTGCGCCCCTTCCGCGCGGACGCGGGCTACTTCGTCCAGGCCGACGTACGTCCGGCGGGGTACGAGAACGGCGTGGACTTCTGCCGCGACCTGCCGGGCCGCGCCGGCGTGGTGGCCATCCCGACCTCGGCGTTCTACGTGGGCGCGGACGCGCCGGCCTGGCTGGTGCGCTTCTCGTTCTGCAAGCGGGCGGACGTGTTGGGGACGGCGGTGGAGCGGCTGTCGGCGCTCGCGCCCTGA
- a CDS encoding YbjN domain-containing protein: MSIDPSSIPNFGGPPQPQGAGPAGPVVPDQDLVKQLLEQMELKYVVDDEGDLAAPWEEFRTYFMFRGEDDQQVFSVRTFYDRPHPITDKDKILDAIDDWNRRTLWPKVYSHIHEEGDGPPTIRLIGEAQMLISMGVNLEHFVSSTVSWVRASIEFDKWLLEQFGLAPGDENPEDA, translated from the coding sequence ATGTCTATCGACCCGTCCTCGATTCCGAATTTCGGGGGACCGCCCCAGCCGCAGGGTGCAGGACCGGCGGGCCCCGTCGTCCCCGACCAGGATCTGGTCAAGCAGCTCCTCGAACAGATGGAGCTGAAGTACGTCGTCGACGACGAGGGTGACCTCGCGGCGCCGTGGGAGGAATTCCGTACGTACTTCATGTTCCGCGGCGAGGACGACCAGCAGGTCTTCTCGGTGCGGACGTTCTACGACCGGCCGCACCCGATCACGGACAAGGACAAGATCCTCGACGCGATCGACGACTGGAACCGCCGGACGCTGTGGCCCAAGGTGTACAGCCACATCCACGAGGAGGGGGACGGTCCGCCCACCATCCGCCTCATCGGTGAGGCCCAGATGCTGATCAGCATGGGCGTCAACCTGGAGCACTTCGTGTCGTCCACGGTCAGCTGGGTGCGCGCGTCGATCGAGTTCGACAAGTGGCTGCTTGAGCAGTTCGGCCTCGCGCCGGGCGACGAGAACCCCGAGGACGCCTAG
- a CDS encoding RloB family protein: protein MLVVCGSKETERQYLQGLRDHLRNPAVSVVVRGKACSPTQLVEYARGQWDLNRDGYDEVWCVFDVDEYPDVAESAVLARRYGIRIAVSNPCFELWLLLHFADHRAHVATYKKLLPLMLKHVPAYDKTRIDFARYRENVAQATVRARTLDPSGEEHARNPSTGVWRLTDRMTDP from the coding sequence ATGCTGGTCGTCTGCGGCAGCAAGGAGACCGAGCGGCAGTACCTGCAAGGGTTACGCGATCACCTGCGCAACCCGGCCGTCTCCGTCGTCGTACGCGGCAAGGCGTGCTCGCCGACGCAGCTGGTCGAGTACGCACGCGGGCAGTGGGACCTGAACCGGGACGGGTACGACGAGGTGTGGTGCGTCTTCGACGTCGATGAGTACCCCGACGTGGCCGAGTCGGCTGTCCTGGCCCGCCGGTACGGCATCAGGATCGCCGTGTCGAACCCGTGCTTCGAGCTGTGGCTGCTCCTCCACTTCGCCGATCACCGCGCGCACGTCGCCACGTACAAGAAGCTGCTGCCCCTGATGCTCAAGCACGTCCCGGCCTACGACAAGACACGCATCGACTTCGCCCGATACCGGGAAAATGTGGCCCAGGCGACCGTCAGAGCCCGCACGCTCGACCCCAGCGGGGAGGAACACGCCCGCAACCCGTCGACCGGCGTTTGGCGGCTCACGGACCGTATGACTGACCCGTGA
- a CDS encoding AAA family ATPase, which produces MLLSFRVANHGSLREPQELNLAPVYGDERPAVPVVAIYGANASGKSTVVDAFKFFKTAVHQSQARWLPGAPVPRRPFLLDHESRAEASSYAVDVRHKGVRHVYGFSITDAEVTEEWLYVYPKGRRRVLFERARMAMAYGATLTGERVAAERIMRPNSLYLSAAAQSAHRQLGAVWLELHSALVIEDHTRQSIAQFGAFAVAAYEKLANKGLPLGAEVLAAADLGVHGIRRGPADAPSGRVDQEDAFELAESESMEFVHRVGTEDFVLPVDAESAGTKTWLTLVTGGLSAILAGRAMWVDEVDVSLHPMLTAKLVTLFQNPELNPHGAQLIFTTHDASLLGTMLGDQVLQRDQVWFVEKDPATGASELYPLSDFKPRKGENFERRYLAGSYGAVPLLPETAFEDMLKKYWGAHGEVIST; this is translated from the coding sequence ATGTTGCTGAGCTTTCGTGTCGCCAATCACGGCTCCCTGCGCGAGCCGCAGGAGCTGAATCTCGCACCGGTGTACGGGGACGAGCGGCCCGCGGTGCCGGTCGTGGCGATCTACGGTGCCAACGCGTCGGGGAAGTCGACGGTTGTGGACGCGTTTAAGTTCTTCAAGACGGCCGTGCACCAATCGCAGGCGAGGTGGTTGCCTGGTGCGCCTGTCCCGCGTCGGCCCTTCCTCCTGGATCACGAGAGCCGGGCGGAAGCGTCTTCCTATGCTGTCGACGTGCGGCACAAAGGCGTGCGGCACGTGTACGGCTTCAGCATCACGGATGCCGAAGTGACCGAGGAGTGGTTGTACGTCTATCCCAAGGGTCGCAGACGCGTCCTCTTCGAGCGCGCCCGCATGGCGATGGCCTACGGCGCCACGCTGACGGGTGAGCGGGTCGCCGCCGAGCGCATCATGCGGCCCAACAGCCTTTATCTCTCCGCTGCCGCCCAGTCGGCACACAGGCAGCTCGGCGCGGTGTGGCTTGAGCTGCACAGTGCGCTGGTCATTGAGGACCACACACGGCAGTCGATTGCCCAGTTCGGGGCGTTTGCGGTCGCGGCCTACGAGAAGCTCGCCAACAAGGGACTGCCCCTTGGGGCGGAGGTTCTGGCGGCGGCGGATCTGGGTGTGCACGGCATTCGTCGCGGACCGGCGGACGCGCCGAGCGGGCGAGTAGACCAAGAGGACGCCTTCGAACTGGCGGAGTCAGAGTCGATGGAATTCGTTCACCGCGTAGGCACTGAGGATTTCGTACTGCCCGTCGATGCTGAATCGGCCGGCACGAAAACGTGGCTGACGCTGGTGACGGGAGGACTCTCCGCGATCTTGGCGGGCCGGGCCATGTGGGTCGACGAGGTCGACGTCAGCCTCCACCCCATGCTCACGGCCAAGCTGGTCACCCTGTTCCAGAACCCGGAGCTGAATCCGCACGGCGCCCAGTTGATTTTCACCACCCACGACGCCTCGCTCCTCGGCACCATGCTCGGTGACCAAGTTCTGCAGCGGGACCAGGTGTGGTTCGTGGAGAAGGACCCCGCGACCGGGGCCTCCGAGCTCTACCCGCTCAGCGACTTCAAGCCCCGCAAGGGAGAGAACTTCGAGCGGCGCTACCTGGCGGGCAGCTACGGGGCCGTACCGCTGCTGCCGGAGACGGCGTTCGAGGACATGCTCAAGAAGTACTGGGGGGCGCATGGCGAGGTCATTTCCACGTGA